GGTATATGGCATATATTTTTACATCAATACCCTCCTCTAAAAGTCCGGTTATCTGATTTAGAATAAATGTTTCAGAAATGGAAGGGAACCCATTCAAAAGAAAAGCAATTTTCAATTTTTTTATAAACCTCCTAACAAAGACAATTTCTAATATAATGAGATTTTCTGGACTAATTCAGATTATCTATCAGAAGCAGGATTTAGGCAAAGTAAAAAAACTCACAGGATTAAAAAGGAAAAATTATCTTCAAAGTACAAATTTTATCTGCTAATCTTATTTTTCCTTCTTTCTTTACAAAATCATACCTTGTAAAATTTTTCTAACATTCTACAGCCTCAATTGTCCGATTACTCGACACTCGCTCTATGCCCCATTGAAGAGATTTATTTCATCAATGCTTAACGAGAACGGATTCATCAATCGAGGCAGATGACAACTAATTTTTGAAAAAAATATGCAAAGAGCAGTATTCATTCAAAGTTATATTAGCTTTTATATTATTTCTCTATTGAACTATGCTTTCCCTAATGTTTTTTTGCCCTTCTCCCAATTTACTGGACACAATTCCCCTGTCTGTAAAGCTTCTAGTACACGAAGTGTCTCATTTACATTTCGACCCACACTTAAATCATGAACGACCTGATATCTCAATTTTCCATCAGGGTCTATGATGAACAACCCTCTAAGCGCTATTCCTTCTTCCTCTATCAAGACGCCGTAATCTCTGCTAACTTTATGGTTGGTGTCACTCAATAATGGATATTTCAATCCTTTCAAGTCTCTTTCAATCCATGCAAGGTGTGAAAACTTGCTGTCAGTGCTAACGCCAAATACTTCTGCATTAAGTTTTTTGAATTTTTCATAATTCCTGCTAAATTCAGTAATCTCTGTTGGACATACAAATGTAAAGTCAAGAGGATAAAAGAATAATACTACCCACTTGCCCCTATATTTTTTAAGAGTATATTTTTTGAATTTTTCATTATAAACTCCTTCCATAGTAAAATCCGGGGCTAATTCTCCAACTTTAACAGCCATAGCCATCCCTCCCAAAAAAATGTTATCAGAATCAATTCAGTAAAAAAGGTTTAATCTCAACTCTTTTCCCAATCATTCATAACTGCTTTGTATTTTTCAGGAAATTCTCCTTCATATCTCAAATAATTTGGAATAGGGTAACGAATGCCTGCTTTGTGAGTCTCCTCCAATCCCCTGCAAATAGATTCTGCCTCATCATAGGGAAATGAAAAAGCCATTTCATCATCCTGCGTTTGGGCAAATACTCTGTCTCCATAACAGGGAAGTATTACTTGGCATCTTTTGTTTTTCATTGTCTCGATAACGATGTCAGCACAATCCACCCTTCCGCAAAACTTTGAATGTAGATAACCTCCTCTCTCATATAAAGAAGCAACGAGAAGGCGCATAACCTGCGCTGAGTTTCCATAAATGCAAACTATATCTGGCATAAATTTGCCTGAAAAAAGAGGGG
This genomic interval from Candidatus Schekmanbacteria bacterium contains the following:
- a CDS encoding peroxiredoxin; its protein translation is MAVKVGELAPDFTMEGVYNEKFKKYTLKKYRGKWVVLFFYPLDFTFVCPTEITEFSRNYEKFKKLNAEVFGVSTDSKFSHLAWIERDLKGLKYPLLSDTNHKVSRDYGVLIEEEGIALRGLFIIDPDGKLRYQVVHDLSVGRNVNETLRVLEALQTGELCPVNWEKGKKTLGKA